In the Longimicrobiaceae bacterium genome, CGCTGGGGCTGGTCACCACGCTCGGGCTCGGGGCCGTCTACGCGCGCGTCCAGGTAGCCGGGGCGCCGCTGGCTCGGATCGTGGGGACCAGCGTGCTCGGCTCCTACCTGGGCTCGCTGTTCTGGACCGCGGCCTTCCACACCTACCTCGGCGTCCTGGCGTCCGACCTCCTCGCGGCGTGGACCGGGGAGCGGGTCCAGCTGGTGGGATCGGAGCCGCTCCTGGACAACACCGTCTACAACGCGGCGGTCCTCCTCGCCTGGAGCGCCCTGTACTTCGGCGTCCGCTACTACGGCGCGCTGCAGGCGGAGCGCGAGCGGGCGCTCCGGGCCGAAGCGCTGGCCCACCAGGCGCGGCTGCAGATGCTCGCCTATCAGCTGAACCCGCACTTCCTCTTCAACGCGCTCAACTCGCTGCGTGCCCTGATCGACGAGGACCGCGACCGCGCGCGGCGGATGGTGACCGAGCTCGCCGGCTTCCTCCGCTACGCGCTCCTGGAGCGCCCCCTCCAGGTCGCCCGCCTCGCCGACGAGCTGGAGGCCGTCGAGGGATACCTCCGGATCGAGCGGATCCGCTTCGAGGACCGGCTCGAGGTGGCGACCGAGGTGGAGCCGGAAGCCGCGCGCTGCGCGGTCCCCGCCTTCCTCCTGCACCCGCTGGTGGAGAACGCCCTCAAGCACGGCGTCCCCGCCGCGCCCGGCACGCCGCTCCGGGTCCGCATCTGCGGGACCGTCGCCGATGGGCGACTCCGTCTCTCCGTGGAGAACACCGGCACCCTCCGGCCGCGCGAAGGGACGGGGATCCCGCTCCCCCCGGCCGGCGGGGCGGGGGAGGCCTCCGCCGGGCTCGGGCTCCGCAACGTCCGCGAGCGCCTCCGGCAGCTCTTCCCGGACCGCCACCGCATGGAGGTGGCGGAGGAGGACGGCCGGGTGCGGGTGCGGGTAGAGATCCCGGCCCTCGCGTGGGAGGACGCCGTGCGCGCGGGGATCGAGCCGGCCGCCCGCCCGGAGGGGGCTTCCGACACAGGGGAGCGATGGGCCTCCGCCACGCGCTGATCGTGGACGACGAGCGGCTCGCCCGCCGCGAGCTCCGCACCCTCCTGGAGGAGGGGCACGCGGACCGCGTGCGCATCGTGGGCGAGGCGGCCACCGTGGACGAGGCCGCGAAGCTGGTGGGCGCGCTCGACCCCGACGTGGTGTTCCTGGACGTCCACCTGGGGCAGGAGTCCGGGCTCGACCTGCTCCCCCGCATCGGCGACGGCACCGACGTGGTCTTCGTGACGGCCTACGACCGCTACGCGCTGCGCGCGTTCGAGGCCAACGCGCTCGACTACCTCCTGAAGCCGGTCGCCCCGGAGCGGCTGGCCGCCACCGTCGCCCGGCTGGAGGCACGCGCCCCCGCCCCGGAGGAGCGGGGCGGACCGCTGGAGTACGACGACCGTCTCTTCCTCCGCCTGGACGACCGCCGGGCCTTCCTCCGCGTGGGCGACGTGGCCGCCATCGAGGCCGAGGGCGACAACTCCCTGCTCCACCTGGCCGGCGGGCGCACGGCGCACGCGCGGAAGGCGCTCCGCGCGTGGGAGGAGCGGCTCCCCGAGCGCTGGTTCGTGCGGATCCACCGCTCCGCCATCGTCAACCTGGAGTACGTCGAGCGGGTGGAGGACTGGTCGCACGGCAGCCACCTGGTCCACCTGCGCGGGATGCGCGAGCCGCTCACGATGAGCCGCCGCTACGCGGCGAGGGTGCGCGCGCTGTTCGGGTGACCCGTCGCCGCCCGTTCGGGACCCCGGCTCAGAACAGGGCAAGGAGGCGCGCGGGGCCGCCGGTGGCGTCGGCGTGCTTCGGCCCGCCCACCACGACCACCGCCCCCGCCGGGGGCACCCGCCCCAGGCTCGCGACGTTCTCCAGGCCGTACTTCCCCGCGGGGAGGAGCACGCGGTGCGCGTCGTACGTAGTGGAGGTGCCCGGATCCAGGCTCAGCGTGTCGGTGGCCGCGCCCGCCACGTCGCGCTCCTCCACCAGGAAGCGCATGGCCTCCGCCGCGAAGCCGGGGGAGTG is a window encoding:
- a CDS encoding histidine kinase, producing the protein MKDTTGTTPRPAARGPSLFWTLQVGGWAAFAAAMSVGRIGEFTFPLIVVFEWAFAALGLVTTLGLGAVYARVQVAGAPLARIVGTSVLGSYLGSLFWTAAFHTYLGVLASDLLAAWTGERVQLVGSEPLLDNTVYNAAVLLAWSALYFGVRYYGALQAERERALRAEALAHQARLQMLAYQLNPHFLFNALNSLRALIDEDRDRARRMVTELAGFLRYALLERPLQVARLADELEAVEGYLRIERIRFEDRLEVATEVEPEAARCAVPAFLLHPLVENALKHGVPAAPGTPLRVRICGTVADGRLRLSVENTGTLRPREGTGIPLPPAGGAGEASAGLGLRNVRERLRQLFPDRHRMEVAEEDGRVRVRVEIPALAWEDAVRAGIEPAARPEGASDTGERWASATR
- a CDS encoding LytTR family DNA-binding domain-containing protein, translating into MGLRHALIVDDERLARRELRTLLEEGHADRVRIVGEAATVDEAAKLVGALDPDVVFLDVHLGQESGLDLLPRIGDGTDVVFVTAYDRYALRAFEANALDYLLKPVAPERLAATVARLEARAPAPEERGGPLEYDDRLFLRLDDRRAFLRVGDVAAIEAEGDNSLLHLAGGRTAHARKALRAWEERLPERWFVRIHRSAIVNLEYVERVEDWSHGSHLVHLRGMREPLTMSRRYAARVRALFG